A genomic segment from Blastococcus sp. PRF04-17 encodes:
- a CDS encoding crotonase/enoyl-CoA hydratase family protein — translation MSDSVLTDVVEGVLVVTINRPEARNAINTETAVAIGEAMDRLDEDRSLVAGVITGAGGTFCAGMDLKAFLAGERPSIPGRGFAGIVEGPPVKPIIAALEGYAIAGGFEIALACDMLVAAEDAKFGLPEVKRSLVAAGGGLLRLPQRIPYHVAMEWALTGELVAATRGYEVGLVNRLTPKGGALDEALGMATAIAANGPLAVAASKRILIESPEWPAAERFDRQREISEPVRSSEDAREGATAFKEKRAPRWQGR, via the coding sequence GTGAGCGACAGCGTTCTCACCGACGTCGTCGAGGGCGTCCTGGTCGTCACCATCAACCGGCCCGAGGCCCGCAACGCGATCAACACCGAGACCGCCGTCGCGATCGGCGAAGCGATGGACCGCCTCGACGAGGACCGCTCCCTGGTCGCCGGCGTGATCACCGGGGCCGGCGGCACCTTCTGCGCCGGCATGGACCTCAAGGCGTTCCTGGCCGGAGAGCGCCCCTCGATCCCGGGCCGCGGTTTCGCGGGCATCGTCGAGGGCCCGCCGGTGAAGCCGATCATCGCCGCGCTCGAGGGCTACGCGATCGCCGGCGGGTTCGAGATCGCCCTGGCCTGCGACATGCTCGTCGCCGCCGAGGACGCCAAGTTCGGCCTGCCCGAGGTGAAGCGCAGCCTGGTCGCCGCCGGCGGCGGACTGCTGCGCCTCCCCCAGCGGATCCCGTACCACGTGGCGATGGAGTGGGCGCTCACCGGCGAGCTCGTCGCGGCGACCCGCGGCTACGAGGTGGGGCTGGTCAACCGGCTGACGCCGAAGGGCGGCGCGCTCGACGAGGCGTTGGGCATGGCCACGGCCATCGCGGCGAACGGCCCGCTGGCCGTCGCGGCGAGCAAGCGGATCCTGATCGAGTCCCCGGAGTGGCCCGCCGCCGAGCGGTTCGACCGGCAGCGCGAGATCAGCGAACCGGTGCGCTCGTCGGAGGATGCTCGCGAGGGGGCCACCGCCTTCAAGGAGAAGCGCGCGCCGCGCTGGCAGGGTCGCTGA
- a CDS encoding SDR family NAD(P)-dependent oxidoreductase — protein sequence MDLTDSSAVVTGGASGLGLATATALIERGVAVTIIDLPSSAGEEVAAKLGELASFSPADVRDAEAVDRALDVATQRAPLRALVHCAGRGGTVRVVNKDGSPGDYDLYREIVDINLAGSFNVLRLAAARMAANEPIDGERGACVLTASVAAFEGQIGQLPYASAKAGVVGLTLVAARDLSRQLVRVCSIAPGIFDTPILDRHGDEVKAGLARQVPNPARLGRPEEFASTALHILDNSYLNGETIRLDGAVRMGPRP from the coding sequence GTGGACCTGACCGACAGCTCCGCCGTCGTCACCGGAGGCGCCTCCGGTCTCGGGCTGGCCACCGCCACCGCCCTGATCGAGCGCGGCGTCGCCGTCACGATCATCGACCTGCCGTCGTCGGCCGGCGAGGAGGTCGCGGCGAAGCTCGGCGAGCTGGCCAGCTTCTCCCCTGCCGACGTCCGCGACGCCGAGGCCGTCGACCGCGCCCTGGACGTCGCCACGCAGCGGGCGCCGTTGCGCGCCCTCGTCCACTGCGCCGGCCGCGGCGGGACGGTGCGGGTGGTCAACAAGGACGGTTCCCCCGGCGACTACGACCTGTACCGCGAGATCGTCGACATCAACCTGGCCGGCTCCTTCAACGTGCTGCGGCTGGCCGCTGCGCGCATGGCCGCCAACGAGCCCATCGACGGCGAGCGCGGTGCCTGCGTGCTCACCGCGTCGGTGGCCGCGTTCGAGGGCCAGATCGGGCAACTGCCCTACGCCTCGGCCAAGGCCGGCGTGGTCGGCCTGACCCTCGTCGCCGCCCGGGATCTGTCCCGGCAGCTCGTCCGCGTGTGCTCCATCGCCCCCGGCATCTTCGACACCCCGATCCTGGACCGGCACGGTGACGAGGTGAAGGCGGGTCTGGCCCGCCAGGTGCCCAACCCCGCCCGGCTCGGCCGGCCGGAGGAGTTCGCGTCCACCGCGCTGCACATCCTCGACAACTCCTACCTCAACGGCGAGACGATCCGCCTGGACGGCGCCGTGCGCATGGGCCCCCGCCCGTGA
- a CDS encoding thiolase family protein: MPEAVIVDAVRSPMGRGKQGGALSGVHAVDLLAAVLRGLVDRTGIDPGTVDDVMVGCVGQAGEHSGTPGRQAWLAAGYPVHVPSVTIERKCGSGQQALEFAVQSIVAGANDIVVAAGIESMSRVPMGSARMGADPHGPGVRARFPDLVPQGVSAELVADKWGISRAQLDEYSARSHQRAAATAAAGGFDDEIVPVTTPDGSVVSTDESIRPQTTVEKLATLTPAFGTDTMRERFPAINWKVTAGNSSQITDGAGALLVMSADKAAALGLRPRARIVASSVVGDDPTLMLTGPIPATVKALARAGMTIDQMDAVEVNEAFASVPLAWQAEFGVAEDKLNPRGGAIALGHPLGASGARLMTTLLNHLEQTGGRYGLQTMCEAGGMANATIVERLG, translated from the coding sequence ATGCCCGAGGCCGTCATCGTCGACGCGGTCCGCTCCCCGATGGGGCGCGGCAAGCAGGGCGGGGCGCTGTCCGGCGTCCACGCGGTCGACCTGCTGGCCGCCGTCCTCCGGGGCCTGGTGGACCGCACGGGCATCGACCCCGGCACGGTGGACGACGTCATGGTCGGCTGCGTCGGGCAGGCCGGCGAGCACTCGGGCACCCCCGGCCGGCAGGCCTGGCTCGCCGCCGGCTATCCCGTGCACGTGCCGTCGGTGACCATCGAGCGCAAGTGCGGCTCGGGCCAGCAGGCCCTCGAGTTCGCCGTGCAGAGCATCGTGGCCGGCGCCAACGACATCGTCGTCGCGGCGGGCATCGAGTCGATGAGCCGGGTCCCGATGGGCTCGGCCCGCATGGGCGCCGACCCGCACGGCCCCGGGGTGCGGGCCCGGTTCCCGGACCTCGTGCCGCAGGGCGTCTCCGCGGAGCTCGTCGCCGACAAGTGGGGGATCTCCCGGGCCCAGCTCGACGAGTACTCCGCCCGCTCCCACCAGCGCGCCGCCGCCACCGCGGCCGCGGGCGGCTTCGACGACGAGATCGTCCCGGTGACCACCCCGGACGGCAGCGTCGTGTCCACCGACGAGTCGATCCGGCCCCAGACCACGGTGGAGAAGCTGGCCACCCTGACGCCGGCGTTCGGCACCGACACGATGCGCGAGCGCTTCCCGGCCATCAACTGGAAGGTCACCGCCGGCAACTCCTCGCAGATCACCGACGGGGCCGGCGCCCTGCTGGTGATGAGCGCCGACAAGGCGGCCGCGCTGGGCCTGCGCCCCCGCGCACGGATCGTCGCGTCGTCCGTCGTCGGCGACGACCCGACCCTCATGCTGACCGGACCCATCCCGGCGACCGTCAAGGCGCTGGCCCGGGCCGGGATGACCATCGACCAGATGGACGCCGTCGAGGTCAACGAGGCGTTCGCCTCCGTGCCGCTGGCGTGGCAGGCCGAGTTCGGCGTGGCCGAGGACAAGCTCAACCCCCGTGGTGGCGCCATCGCCCTCGGGCACCCGCTGGGCGCCTCCGGTGCCCGGCTCATGACCACCCTGCTCAACCACCTCGAGCAGACCGGTGGCCGATACGGGCTGCAGACGATGTGCGAGGCCGGCGGCATGGCCAACGCCACCATCGTCGAGCGGCTCGGCTGA
- a CDS encoding pyridoxamine 5'-phosphate oxidase family protein encodes MGKLGVDDLENLKGTHLDKADQAELLKAQTECTVIFLDEEGWPCGVVMSFFEENGTFWLTAVEGRHQVKAFDRDPRCSIVVSSAGSGLPGRRMLSIRGEATVHRDDETKQWFLDQFTTRLQPADPVSWRKLLDSPKRVVFEVRVTSILASHDQRKIAGNGRGMGS; translated from the coding sequence ATGGGCAAGCTGGGCGTCGACGATCTCGAGAACCTCAAGGGCACGCATCTGGACAAGGCCGATCAGGCCGAGCTCCTGAAGGCCCAGACCGAGTGCACGGTCATCTTCCTCGACGAGGAAGGGTGGCCCTGCGGCGTCGTGATGAGCTTCTTCGAGGAGAACGGCACCTTCTGGCTCACCGCCGTGGAGGGCCGTCACCAGGTGAAGGCCTTCGACCGCGACCCCCGCTGCTCGATCGTCGTCTCCAGCGCCGGCAGCGGCCTGCCGGGCCGCCGGATGCTGTCGATCCGCGGCGAGGCCACCGTCCACCGCGACGACGAGACCAAGCAGTGGTTCCTCGACCAGTTCACCACCCGCCTGCAGCCGGCCGACCCGGTCTCGTGGCGGAAGCTCCTCGACAGCCCGAAGCGCGTGGTCTTCGAGGTGCGGGTCACCTCGATCCTCGCCAGCCACGACCAGCGCAAGATCGCCGGCAACGGCCGCGGGATGGGGAGTTGA
- a CDS encoding DUF4286 family protein, with translation MATHLMVVLSNVKPGQEEEFNRWYGVHMLETINKLQGFASGQRFELAQLPGAPAVPYRYLAVYEVDGETPEDLQRAYDQFRWQRQERAEALAAGRDPVVSVSDTLDTDHFLVGFFSAITDKVPSDHVTARA, from the coding sequence GTGGCGACCCATCTGATGGTGGTGCTCAGCAACGTCAAGCCGGGCCAGGAGGAGGAGTTCAACCGCTGGTACGGCGTCCACATGCTCGAGACGATCAACAAGCTGCAGGGCTTCGCCTCGGGTCAGCGCTTCGAGCTCGCCCAGCTCCCCGGCGCCCCCGCCGTCCCCTATCGCTACCTCGCCGTCTACGAGGTCGACGGGGAGACGCCGGAGGACCTCCAGCGCGCCTACGACCAGTTCCGGTGGCAGCGGCAGGAGCGGGCGGAGGCGCTGGCCGCGGGCCGTGACCCCGTCGTCTCGGTGTCCGACACCCTCGACACCGACCACTTCCTCGTCGGCTTCTTCTCCGCGATCACCGACAAGGTGCCCTCCGACCACGTCACGGCGCGCGCATGA
- a CDS encoding SDR family oxidoreductase: MAGVVAFLASDDAGFVTGVTIPIDGGLTAR, encoded by the coding sequence ATCGCCGGCGTCGTCGCGTTCCTCGCCAGTGACGACGCCGGGTTCGTGACCGGTGTGACCATCCCGATCGACGGAGGACTGACCGCCCGATGA
- a CDS encoding nuclear transport factor 2 family protein: protein MTDTATLAARSAELYYTYARAVDEEDLDTLRSIVTDDVLITRGDNPTEQGVEKFLDVYRAHIALQVPVCKHVVTNVLAEPDGDEIKTHAYFQASFFFEDKTRLIIGVYDDVHVERDGKLKLAHKKIRVQRVLELPASAALYAHVGTK, encoded by the coding sequence ATGACCGACACCGCCACCCTCGCCGCCCGCAGCGCCGAGCTGTACTACACCTACGCCCGCGCCGTGGACGAGGAGGACCTGGACACCCTCCGCTCGATCGTCACCGACGACGTCCTGATCACCCGCGGCGACAACCCGACCGAGCAGGGCGTCGAGAAGTTCCTCGACGTCTACCGCGCGCACATCGCCCTGCAGGTGCCGGTGTGCAAGCACGTCGTCACCAACGTCCTCGCCGAGCCGGACGGCGACGAGATCAAGACGCACGCCTACTTCCAGGCCTCGTTTTTCTTCGAGGACAAGACCCGGCTGATCATCGGCGTCTACGACGACGTGCACGTCGAGCGGGACGGGAAGCTCAAGCTGGCGCACAAGAAGATCCGCGTGCAGCGGGTGCTCGAGCTGCCGGCCTCCGCCGCGCTGTACGCGCACGTCGGCACCAAGTAG